A genome region from Pseudanabaena sp. Chao 1811 includes the following:
- a CDS encoding AAA family ATPase, whose protein sequence is MLKSLRLENFKSFKNAELSLGDLTVLVGTNASGKSNIRDAFRFLHGISRGYSIAEIIGEKYGEGGVLQWRGIRGGTKEITYCGADSFAIAISFSVQDGDTKYDMDYLIRMRLDASSPVPYIREESLYCGQKEYPIFESKFDFNSPLYPNSSKVRFYDYMGSYTQYVDPVKFENYDHLANYIPILSQVVLGAKPYGQGDRENFTNSTARKFCEIALTAISEMRFLDLSSDVMRLPTYSGQNVLGDRGENLSSVMLDICRDANRKAILLDWLQALTPMDAKDFDFPEDFTGKVLLRIEEASGQKTTAYSASDGTLRFLGLLAALLGNQRSRFYFFEEPENGIHPNRLSLLLQLMEQEVANGSMQIVITTHSPLLLNFLSPASLEYASLMYRIGDRAESRITKIMDIPNARELVANDGLSSLLDSGWLEDAMYFLEDEEVQNS, encoded by the coding sequence ATGCTAAAAAGTCTGCGCTTAGAAAATTTTAAAAGTTTTAAAAATGCTGAGCTTTCGCTTGGAGATTTGACGGTTCTAGTGGGAACTAATGCTTCAGGAAAGAGCAATATTCGTGATGCATTTCGTTTTTTGCACGGCATTTCGCGAGGCTATAGTATTGCCGAAATTATTGGCGAGAAATATGGTGAAGGTGGTGTGCTGCAATGGCGTGGCATACGGGGCGGGACGAAAGAAATAACTTATTGTGGGGCAGATTCTTTTGCGATCGCTATTTCCTTTTCTGTCCAAGATGGTGATACAAAATATGACATGGATTACCTTATTCGGATGAGGTTAGATGCTTCTAGTCCAGTACCATATATTAGGGAAGAATCTTTATATTGTGGGCAAAAAGAGTATCCAATCTTTGAATCAAAGTTTGACTTTAACTCTCCTCTTTATCCCAATTCTAGTAAGGTTCGTTTTTATGACTATATGGGAAGTTATACACAATATGTAGATCCTGTAAAGTTTGAGAATTATGATCATTTAGCTAACTATATTCCAATACTTTCTCAAGTCGTATTAGGAGCTAAGCCATATGGACAAGGTGATAGAGAAAATTTTACAAACTCAACTGCGAGAAAATTTTGTGAGATCGCTCTAACTGCAATTAGTGAAATGAGATTTCTGGATCTCAGCTCTGATGTAATGAGATTGCCGACTTATTCAGGACAAAATGTTTTAGGCGATCGCGGCGAAAATTTATCATCGGTGATGCTAGATATTTGTCGTGATGCAAATCGTAAGGCGATTTTATTGGATTGGTTGCAAGCCTTAACGCCAATGGATGCAAAGGATTTTGACTTTCCAGAGGATTTTACGGGCAAAGTTTTGCTGAGAATCGAAGAGGCTAGTGGACAGAAAACAACCGCTTACAGTGCATCGGATGGAACATTAAGATTTTTAGGATTGCTAGCGGCGCTTTTGGGTAATCAGCGATCGCGCTTTTACTTTTTTGAAGAACCTGAAAACGGCATTCATCCCAATCGCTTGAGCTTGTTATTGCAACTAATGGAGCAAGAAGTCGCTAATGGCTCAATGCAAATAGTGATCACTACCCATTCACCACTTTTGTTAAATTTCCTCAGCCCTGCCAGTCTTGAATATGCCTCTTTGATGTATCGCATAGGCGATCGCGCCGAGTCACGAATTACTAAGATCATGGACATTCCCAATGCTAGGGAACTTGTCGCTAATGATGGATTATCGAGCTTACTAGATTCAGGTTGGCTAGAAGATGCGATGTATTTCCTCGAAGATGAAGAGGTGCAGAACTCATGA
- a CDS encoding glutathione S-transferase family protein, which yields MTKLYGGARSRASIVKWYLEELQVPYEFQLLDMQAGEHLQPNFLAINPFGKVPAITEGDFQLWESGAILLYLADKYEQVKTLEERAIASQWVLFANATLGPGIFGADTREKESPRLLGGLNKILENQSYITGENFTVSDVAVGTILGYAILMLQISYADYPAVDAYVKRISDRPAYKKAILGIT from the coding sequence ATGACCAAGCTTTATGGTGGCGCGAGAAGTCGTGCTTCAATTGTGAAATGGTATTTAGAAGAACTGCAAGTTCCCTACGAATTTCAACTTCTCGATATGCAGGCAGGTGAACACTTACAACCTAACTTTTTAGCCATTAATCCCTTCGGAAAGGTTCCTGCAATTACTGAAGGTGATTTTCAATTGTGGGAATCTGGCGCGATTTTGCTATACCTTGCCGATAAATATGAGCAGGTGAAAACCCTCGAAGAAAGAGCGATCGCTTCTCAATGGGTATTGTTTGCCAATGCGACCCTTGGTCCAGGTATATTTGGTGCAGACACTCGCGAAAAAGAATCACCACGATTACTCGGTGGTTTAAACAAGATTCTTGAAAATCAAAGTTATATCACTGGTGAAAACTTCACTGTGTCGGATGTAGCGGTGGGGACAATCCTCGGCTATGCGATTTTGATGCTCCAAATCTCATACGCTGACTATCCTGCTGTAGATGCCTACGTTAAACGGATTAGCGATCGCCCTGCTTACAAAAAAGCAATTTTAGGTATTACATAA